The Meriones unguiculatus strain TT.TT164.6M chromosome 9, Bangor_MerUng_6.1, whole genome shotgun sequence genome window below encodes:
- the Cpb2 gene encoding carboxypeptidase B2: MKLYGLGVLVAILLSGQHGLAFQSGQVLSALPRTSRQVQVLQNLTTSYEVSLWQPVTAELITKKKEVHFFVNVTDVDSVKAHLNVSRIPFSVLVNDVEDLIRQQTSNDTFSPRASSSYYEQYHSLNEIYSWIEVITERHPNMLQKIYIGSSYEKRPLYVLKVSGKEKTAKNAIWIDCGIHAREWISPAFCLWFVGYVTQFYGREKLYTNLLRHVDFYIMPVINPDGYDYTWKKNRMWRKNRSIHKNNPCVGTDLNRNFASRHWCEEGASSFSCSETYCGLYPESEPEVKAVADFLRRNINHIKAYISMHSYAQQIVFPYSYNRSKSKDHEELSLVASEAVRAIENINKNIRYTHGSGSESLYLAPGGSDDWIYDLGIKYSFTIELRDKGRYGFLLPERYIKPTCAEALAAVSKIAWHVIRNA; this comes from the exons TGGCCAggttctgtctgctcttcctagaaCCTCGAGACAAGTTCAAGTTCTTCAGAATCTGACTACATCCTATGAG GTCTCTCTCTGGCAGCCAGTGACCGCTGAACTCATTACGAAGAAAAAGGAAGTGCACTTTTTTGTCAATGTGACTGATGTCGACAGCGTGAAAGCCCACTTAAATGTGAGCAGGATTCCATTTAG TGTCCTGGTGAACGATGTGGAGGATCTAATTCGACAGCAGACTTCCAACGACACGTTCAGCCCCCGGGCCTCCTCATCCTACTACGAACAGTATCACTCACTAAATGAA ATCTATTCCTGGATAGAGGTTATAACTGAACGCCATCCCAACATGCTCCAGAAAATCTACATCGGGTCGTCATATGAGAAGCGCCCACTTTACGTTTTAAAG gtttCAGGAAAGGAAAAAACAGCCAAAAATGCCATATGGATCGACTGTGGAATCCATGCCAGAGAGTGGATCTCTCCTGCTTTCTGCTTGTGGTTTGTAGGCTAC GTAACTCAGTTTTACGGGAGAGAAAAGCTGTATACCAATCTCCTGAGGCATGTGGACTTCTACATTATGCCAGTGATAAACCCAGATGGCTATGACTACACGTGGAAAAAG AACcggatgtggagaaagaaccgTTCTATCCACAAGAACAACCCCTGCGTGGGCACAGACCTGAACAGGAACTTCGCTTCCCGGCACTGGTGTG AGGAAGGTGCATCAAGTTTCTCCTGCTCTGAAACTTACTGTGGACTTTATCCAGAGTCTGAGCCGGAGGTGAAGGCAGTGGCTGACTTCCTGAGAAGAAACATCAACCACATTAAGGCTTACATCAGTATGCACTCATATGCCCAACAAATAGTGTTTCCCTATTCCTATAACAGAAGCAAAAGCAAGGACCATGAGGAACTG TCACTAGTGGCCAGTGAAGCGGTTCGCGCgattgaaaatattaataaaaacatcaGGTATACACACGGCAGTGGCTCGGAAAGCTTAT aCCTAGCGCCTGGAGGTTCCGATGATTGGATCTATGATTTGGGCATCAAATATTCATTTACGATTGAACTTCGAGATAAAGGCAGATACGGATTCTTGCTGCCTGAGAGATACATCAAACCCACTTGTGCAGAAGCTCTGGCCGCAGTCTCTAAAATAGCTTGGCATGTCATCAGGAACGCTTAA